CGGAAGATGACCGATGAAATGGAGGAATTCACACTGGATGATGGAACAACGGCGCGACTGCCGGCGGGGGCGGGCCTGGAAGCGTTTTGCGCGGTCATGGATAACGTCATGGCAAGCGGGACCGGGGCGCCACTTAAGCCCGTGCCCTACCGGGATGTTTTCCTGAAAGTATCCACTGAAAAGACACTCGACCTCGGGACGGCGATCCGGGGACTCCTTGAGACTGAGGACGACGAGAACGAGTAATCCCGGTCAGGAGGGGACCGGGTGATTTTCTGGACGTGTTTAGATATGGACCGACCCGAGAAAGTGGATTCTAGGGGCAAAATTCGAGGCCGTTTTTTCACCGTCAAGGTTCTTCTTCAATGAGATCCACAATGGAAACCTCAAGGGCTTTCGCAATGCTGTATATTGACCGAACGGAGCATGTGTTTATCCGTTCATCACAGGCCTTTGTGATGGTTTGAAGTGAGACACCGGACATTTTTTGAAGCTCGCGGACCGTGACCTTTTTTTCTTTCATGACGCTCTTGAGTTTGCTTTTCAAATGCTCCCCTTTCGAAATCAAATTTCTATTTTTTTAGAACATTTCCCTTGACGTGTCAATGTGACCAGGCTATGTTCTATAAAACTAGAACATATTAACAACCTGCTACCCACAAAGGAGAGAACGACATGACGAACCAAGAATTTAATGAAACAGCGGCTTCATAGGAAAGCGATCATAAGCCCTTCGGGAAACCGGGGGCTTTTTTTGGGCAAGCAAAGATAACGTTGATTATCAGGAGGGCACGCCATGAAAAAGAATTTCCTGCTTCGGGACATCCCGCCGGCACTCCATCAGGAATTGAAACTTGCGGCGGTGCGGCAACAAATCACCATGCGGGAGTTGATCTTGCGGCTTATGGCCGATCACGTTGAAAAGAGGGGGGCGGCACATGGGCGTTAAGGTGCGGGAGAAATCGGCAGGAAGCGGCGTTTGGTGGCTGTTCATCGACCACAACGGACAACGGAAGGCGAAGAAGGTCGGCACGGACAAAAAGCTTGCACTGGAAGCGGCGAAGAAGATCGAGGCCAAGTTGACGTTGGGGGATATGGGACTGAAAGACCCCGAGAAGAAAGCCCCCACGTTCAAAGAAGCCGCTGATCTTTGGTTGCATGGATACATTAAGCCCTTGAGACGGGAAACGACATTTGAGCGTTATTCCGACATGCTTAAGCGGCACGTATTGCCAACACTGGGGAGCACTCCCATAAACGAGATTGCGCGGAAGGATGTCAGGGAGCTTCTTCTTTCCGTTCGGGCAAAGGGGCTTTCAAAGGCGAGCGTGTGCCTTGTCCGTGACGTCATGAGCGGCGTTTTCAACCATGCCATTGACGATGAGATCATTGAAGTGAATCCGGTTCTCGGGGTGGTGAAACGACTCAACCTTTCCAGGGACAAGCAGGAGGAAGTTGAACCCCTCACAAAAGAGGAAGTCGGTCTTTTCCTTGAGACATGCAAGCAGAACCGGCCGGAATACTATCCGCTTTTCTTGACTGCTTTCCGAACGGGGATGAGACTCGGGGAGCTCTTGGGCCTCAAGTGGGGGGATGTCGATTGGAACGGGAAATTTATCCGTGTGAGCAGGAGTGCCAAGCGTGGCAAGATAACCCCCACGAAGACGGGAAAGAACCGGCGGGTGGATATGTCGGACCAGTTGATGAACGTCTTGAAAGGGCTTCAAACGCAACGGAAGCGGGAAGCGTTGAAGAAAGGGCACGGCGTCGCTGATGGATTCATCTTTCTATCCAGGGAGGATGAAATCCTTTCACAGAACACTGTCAGGAACGTTTTTAAAGGTATTCTTCGCAAGGCAGGACTCCGGGATATCCGGTTACACGAAACCCGGCACACGTTCGCTTCCCTGCTTCTGACTGACGGTCAAAGCCCGGTTTACGTGAAGGAACAGCTCGGTCATTCTTCCATTCAGATGACCGTGGACATTTACGGGCACCTGATCCCGAGCAGCAACCGGGATGCCGTAAACCGATTGGACGAAACGCAACCATCCGCAACCCAGCCGCAACCAGCCAAAATAGAAAAAGCGTAACCCGTTAAGATTACGCCTCATTTCATACGTATGGTGCCGAAGGCCGGACTCGAACCGGCACGAGTTTCCCCACCACCCCCTCAAGATGGCGTGTCTACCAAGTTCCACCACTTCGGCAAGCAGGATGGATTATACTCAAATCGCGTCTTTTGGCAAGCCCAAACTTAACTTTTTTTCTACTGCTTTTCCTGGGGCTGCGCTGATGGAGCCGTTTCTGTGGAGGGAGCAGCAGGCTGTTGAGCGGGGGGCTGCGAAGTTGCCTCGCTCTCCTGGGCCTTGGGGGCGGGCTCGGAAGATGCAGACGGAGCAGGAGCAACGGGTTTTGCTTCGGGAACCACTGGTCCCTGGCTCTGTTGTGCAGGAAGGCTATCCATGATGGATTTCTGTGGAGGCCCCGAGGAGAGTTTTGTCAGGCTGATGCAGGTCAGCATGAAGACAATGGCGGCTCCAGTCGTCAGCTTGCTCAGGAAAGTCGTTCCGCCGCTTCCACCGAAAAGTGTCTGTGAGGCTCCGCCGAAAGCGGCTCCCATGTCGGCACCTTTGCCGGTCTGAAGTAGGACGATCAATATAAGAGCGATACAGGCCAGGGTGTGAACAATAATGATTGCTGTGTACATCAGTTGACTCATTTCTCCACGAATTGATATTGGACGATGCGTTTGAAAGAACTCACTTCCAGGCTTGCACCGCCTACCAGCAGTCCATCTATATCCGGTTGCGCCATGAGCGCATCGACATTGTCCGGTTTAACCGATCCTCCATATAATATTCTGAGCCTGTTTGCAACCTCTTTGTCGAATAAGGCGGCAATATGCTGCCTGATGGCAAGATGCACTTCCTGGGCCTGCCCCGGGGTTGCCGTTTTTCCGGTACCGATGGCCCAGACGGGTTCATACGCGATGACAATCTTCCCGGATTCTTCCCTGCTCAGGCCTTGAACCGCTCTCTCCAGCTGTGTGCCTATGACTTCCAGGGTCCTGCCCGCTTCACGTTCTTCGAGAACCTCACCGACGCAGAGGATGGGTAGAAGCCCAAATTTGAACGCTGCAGCCAGTTTTTTCTGTATCATTTCATCGGTTTCGCCAAACAGGTGACGCCTCTCCGAATGTCCCAGAATGACACAGTCGCAGCCGAGGTCCTTGAGCATGGGGCCAGATATTTCTCCGGTATAAGCCCCTTTTTCTTCCCAATGGAAGTTTTGTGCAGCCAGCTTGTAACCCTCCATGGTCATTGCTTTGCGCGCCGCATCGAGCGCTGTATATGGCGGTGCGATCATGACCTCCCGATCCGTGCACGGACCGACTTCTTTTTGAAGAGTCTCGATAAAGGAGACCGTTTCTCCAATGGTTTTGTGCATTTTCCAGTTGGCTGCAATCAGTGATATTCTCTTGTCCATAGCCCCCTCTTCAGACATCGCTTTCAGGCCGTTCGCCTCTTGCCCACAGCCTAAAATGGGAAGGGAAAAAGGTTGTACCGCCATCGCCTCCCTCGAAGGGAAGGGTTTCGGCAGCTTCCAAGGCTGTTTAAAAGCGGTGTCGTGTCTTTGGTGGTTGAAGGTGCAACATTGCCGGGCGGATAGGCTGCAAATGCTGCACGTGGATATCTTTAAACGCCTATATGGAAAACCGCTCTTCTCGGATTGGGAAAGAGGGTTTCGGATAGCTTCTAAGGGAGTTGGCGGATTCCAATATCCCATTATTCACCATGGAGACACGGAGGGCACGGAGAATATTTTGGCACTCTTATGGAATTCTTCTGTGATCTCTGTGTCTCTGCGGTAAATGGGGACTTCAAGAGCGGCTCACCCCCTAAGAACGTTGGCTGCATTCCTCCAGGGCTGCGATCCCTGGAAGGGTCTTTCCTTCCAGAAGTTCCAGAAAGGCGCCTCCTCCCGTTGAAACGTAACTTACCTTGTCGGCCGCTCCGGCCTGCCGAACGGCTGCGGCCGAATCTCCACCTCCAATGACGGTGAGGGCGTCAAGACTACCCAGGAATTCGGCAACTGAAAAAGTTCCCTTATGGAAGGGGGGAGTTTCAAAAGCGCCCAGCGGCCCGTTCCAAACGATGGTTTTGCTGTTTTTGAGGACCGATTTAAAAATTTCGATGGTTTTGGGGCCTACATCCAAAATGAGATCACTGGAAGGAACGTTGTCGATGTCCACCTCTTTTATCGCCGTCCCACTTTCCAGCTTCGGAGCTACGACGGCGTCCACCGGGAGATAGACTTTTACTCCTTTCTGTTTTGCACGCTCCAGAAGGTTTGTTGCCGTTTCCATGTGATCGTCTTCCACAAGGGATTTTCCCACATTTTTCCCTTGTACCTTGAGGAAGGTATTGGCCATGGCGCCACCTATGATGAGATGATCGGCTTTGGAGAGGAGATTTTCCAGAACTCCGATCTTGGATGAAACCTTGGCTCCGCCAATGATCATGGTCAGCGGGCGTTGGGGCGCTTCCATGGCCTGATGGAAGTATTTGATTTCGTTCTCGAGTTGATATCCTGCAGCACAAAGGGGCACGTGGCGGGTGATGCCGTGAACCGATGCATGGGCGCGGTGCGAAACGGCGAATGCATCGTTGACGTAGACGTCGGCCAGAGCGGCCAACTGCCGGGAAAAGGCATCGTCGTTCTTCTCTTCTTCTGCGTGAAACCGAAGGTTTTCGAGCAAAAGGATTTCTCCCCCCTGCAGTTTGGAAACCAGAGCCTCAACAGCTGCCCCGATACAATCGGGGGCCATTTGAACCGGCTTTCCTAAAATTCTGGAAAGATATTCGCCTACCGGCTTCAAAGAAAAATCCTCAGCCACTTTTCCCTTGGGTCTTCCCAGGTGGGATGCCAGTATGAGCCTACCACCCGCGTCCACCACCTTCCTGATGCTCGGCAAAACAGCCTGAATGCGCAGGTCATCCGTCACCCGGCGCTGCTTGTCGAGAGGAACATTGAAATCCACCCGCATGAAAACGCGCTTTTCTGCAAGATCGAGCGTATCCAGGGTCTTCATGTATACCTGTCCTTTCCGTTTCTGTACGTGGAGCCTTCAAATGGAGAGTAGAGCTGTGAAGCCCGGTTCCAATCAGTCGATGCTCTTGCCCACCATCACCGCCAAGTCGGCCAGGCGGCTGGAATAGCCGTATTCATTGTCGTACCAGCTGAATACTTTGACCATGCGGCCACCGATGACATTGGTGAGTTTCGCATCCACGCTGGACGAAAAGGACGTGTGGTTGAAGTCCGACGAAACCAGTTCTTCCGTTACAAAGTTCAATATCCCTTTGAGAGGTCCGTTGGCTGCTTCCTCGAGGACCTTGTTCACTTCTTCGATGGTGACATCCCTTCCGACTCGCGCCACGAGATCCACCAGCGAAACGTTGGGTGTAGGGACGCGAATGGCAACCCCGTCCAGCTTGCCCTTCAATTCAGGAATGACCTCGGCGACAGCCCTTGCCGCACCCGTGGTGGTGGGAATCATGGAGAGTGCCGCCGCCCTGGAACGGCGCCTGTCTTTGTGAAGAGCGTCCAGGAGCCGCTGATCCATGGTGTAAGAGTGAATCGTGGTCATGAGGCCGTGTTCCACCACGAAGTGGTCGTGCAGGAGCGCCACGATGGGTGCCAGGCAGTTGGTCGTGCAGGACGCATTGGAGATGATGTGGTGTTTTCTGGGGTCATAAGTATCTTCGTTGACTCCGATCACAAAAGTGGCGTCCATGCCCTTACCCGGTGCTGAAAGGACAACTTTGCGGGCGCCCGCGTTGATGTGCTTCTGGCAATTGTCGCGGTCGGCGAAGCGGCCCGTGCTTTCCAGAACGACATCTACTTTGAGTTCGTGCCATGGCGACTCGGCCGGATCTGAAACTTTGAGGCATTTATATACCTTCCCGTCGACGACCAGTTCATTTTCGGTGGCGGAAACTTCACGTGGCCACACCCCGTGGACGGAATCGTATTTAAGAAGGTAGGCCAGTTCCGGGGGAGCGGCCATGTCGTTGAGAGCGACTACTTCCAGGGGCGCATTTCTGTCGAGCAGGGCTTTGAAAATGGTGCGTCCGATACGCCCGAAACCGTTGATTGCGACTCGAATAGACATATTCTATCCTTTCTTTGTATTCGTGAGTTGGCGCAGTTTCAGCGTGACAAATTTCAACCCGTTTTCGATACCGGTAATTCGGCACATCCCGCTTCTACTAAAAGCCTATCCGAAAACCTTCCTCGGCAGCGGACCCTCCCTTAATTCCCCCTCGAAGGGGGACTAAGGGGGGCCAAAGTCCACAGGAAGTTTCTGGGTAGATTCTAAGCACTCTCACCCGGATTACAACATTTTGGCAATGCTGACCGTCCGGTCCCCAAGCATATTGGTATAGCTGCCTAGTTCGTTGTCGTACCACCCATAGATCACGGCCTGCGTGACGGGGATTTCCAGGATGTTATTTTTTTGAGCCTTTTCGGTTCCCTGGGGGATCTGGGTGATGTCAAACGACTTGGATGCTCCACCTTCACCCAGGGATTTTACATAATCACACGCGCTCAAAACGCTCTCCATATTGATGCGCACAGCCGAAGTGCGGGTGTGGTTCTCATGACCTTCTATGACCGCGGCGGCCCTGGGGATTCCAATGATATCCGAAGAAACATTCTGTTCTTCCGAATAAACCAGATACCCCTCCGGGAAATGCTTGGCAGCCTGCTGGTAAATGCCGTTGATCTTTTCCCTGTTGATGGGATTTCTCAGACTCTCGTCCTGAATCATCATGACCAGGATAATGAGCGACCCCGTGGTGACGGGAACACGCACGGACTCCGCAATGAAACCAATGCGCTTCATCTCGGGGATGACCAGCCCGAGCGCCTTTGCGGCACCGGTGCTCGTGAGGATGATGTTGTTCATCACCGAACGGTTTTTTCTCAAGTCCGTCGCCTTGGTCTTAGGAGACCGGTCCAGTACCTGCTGAGAGCTGGTGGCTGCGTGCACCGTGGTCATGGATGCGGAGAGAATCCGGTCCGCCCCGAAGTAATCCAGCAGGGGTTTGACCATGTAAGAAAGACAGGTGGTCGTGCAGGATGCGTTGGAGATGAGCAAATGCCGGGTGGGATCGTAATCGGCGTCGTTGATTCCCATCACGGTCGTTACGGCATCTGCCGGCATTTCCTTGCTCTTGTCCTTGATCTTGAAGGGAGCCGACGCGATGACTTTTTTTGCACCCGCCGCAAGATGGCCTCGAAGAGAACCTTTGGGATCATCGGCGGGAACCGTGGGATCCAGAAATGCTCCCGTGGCGTCTACCACCAGATCCACCCGGTGTTCGCGCCAGCCGATATTGGATGGATTGCGTTCTTTGCGAAGGAAAGTGGTCTTCACTCCATTGATGCGCATGCTTCCTTCTGCATCATTGATCTCCTCGATGACCCTATTGGCCCGGCATCCGTAAAGGTAAGTATGGAGTGCGCCATAGGTGGAGTCCCTCTCGACAAAATGGGCGATGTCCTGAAGGCTGGTGCCGACGTCCCGGCCGATATTGACAACGAGTTCAGAGAAATACTGCCGTTCGACGTGGTGCCATATGGAAAGCTTGGCGATTCTTCCCAGACCGTTAATACCCAGTTTCATCGGCACCATTTTTTCCTGTTCGCTCATATTTCCTCCCTGTAAGATCGTTTCCATTCATGGACACAGGCTAAGATGCAATAATCAGATAAAGATCAATGGAGACCCGTTCAAAGAGTCTGGATTCTTGGGCAGATGCTCGCAAGAGTATTCATTGTTGCATGTGAATTCAAGGCCTTTCCCGCCTTTTGTCTTTCCGAAAAACGCAATAGGTTCAGCGGGGAACAAACAACCTTCACAATCCTCTCAAGGGGGGTAAAAACTCAGTTGAGCACATCTACCTGGATTGTCTCATGATAGCCCATATAAACGGCCCCGCTTCGACCGTCAATGGCGATGGAATCCCCCGTGTGAATAATATGTTCGGTTTGAGACGGGGAAGTGATGATGCATTTCTTCTCCTTTTCCCAAACCTTCATTTTACTCAGACCGACGACGCACGTCTTGCCCAGCCGGTGGGCGACAATGGCGGCATGAGAAGTGGCTCCTCCCTTGCCTGTCAGAATACCGTCGGATATAGAGATTTCACCGATGTCATCCGGTACGGTGTCCGCTCGAATGAGGATGATGGGTTGATTCAAATGTTCCTTTCGGAGACGAACAATGGAGTCCAGGTCGAAGGCCACGAGACCGGACAGAGCCCCACCGCTGACGCCTATCCCGCTTCCGATATGCATTTGCTGAAGTTCCGCGGAAGGCTTGAATACGGGGTAAAGGCGGCGTACCCGTGGAGCCATGTTTCTGGATTGAAGGATATACACACCTTCTTCTCCATCTCCCTGGAAGGTGAATTCAATTTCCTGGGGAGCCCAGCTCCGCCTGGAGACGAGTTCCCTCGCTATGTCGAAGAGGCGCTGATAGACGCGGGGAAAAAGCTTTTCCAGTGAATACTCTTCTCTCTCGCCTTCAGCCAGGCGCTGCTTTTCCGAAAGAGGAAGCGTCTTCACCAATCCTCCCACCACGTCTTCGCCCTGGTTGCCCAGAGTGAAGTCTCCGACGGGATCGATTTCATCTTCCGAAGTCTTTGGGTTGTGCGTAAACATCACTCCCGCCCCCGAGCGATTGTCCAGATTTCCGAAGACCATGGCCTGGATAGCCACGGCGGTTCCCCAATTTTCCGAAAGCATCATGATTTCTCTGTAGGTTTTGGCCTTCTCGGAATACCAGGATTCCATCACCTGGCCGATGGCGGTGAAAAGTTGTTCCTTGGGCGAGTCCGAAAAATCAATATGGTGCTCTTCCAGCTTTTTCCTGTAGGCGAGAGCCAGTTCGCGGATTTCTTCGGGCTTGAATTCTCTCTTTACGAGGCGGCCGTGAACCTTCTTGTAATATGCCATGATGGCATCGAATTCATCGCGCTGCATTCCGAAGGACATCCCCCATGACTGGATGAATCGCCGGTAATTGTCCCAGGCAAACCAGGATTGGCCCGTCTGCCGAATAAGCCCTTCGACCACCTGTTCGTTGATGCCGACGTTCAGAAAGGTGTTCATCATTCCCGGCATGGATACGGCAGCCCCACTGCGCACCGACAGGAGAAGGGCATTTCCAGGGCAGCCGAATCCCCGGCCCGTCTCTTCTTCGAGCTTGGTGATATGATTCATCACCCGTTCCTCGAAGTCCTCCCTGGCCTGGGCGAAATCGGTGATAACGCTGCGGCAGCGAAAGTATTCCGTTGTGATGACAAATGCCGGCGGCACCTTGATGCCGATGGAGTAAAGTTTGGCCAGGTTGTATCCTTTGTTCCCCATGTGTATGAGATCATAGGTCTTGGGGTTGGGCTTGTAGACGAGGGAAATGGTCTTTTCCGGATCATAGCTGAGGAGAAGATCGAGTTTATCGGTACTGAGTACTTCCCGCTGGGTGGCCAGGGTCGTCAGGATGCTCCCGATGAAGTGGTCGAAGTATTGCAATCCGAAGGTGCGTGCGATGAGATCTCGCAGGAAACTCTCCGATACCCTCTGGTTGCGCTCCGCTTGCGATTCCGCATGGCCTTCCCGCTGGTAGCGGGGCAGGAGGTTTTCCGGCCCCAACTGCTTGATGACGAGATCCAGGTTCGCTTCATGGACCGAGTGGTAGTTGGTCTGGATGATCTGCTTGATGGCTTCCGAAAAACCTCGAAAAATATCCATGAATTGAGAGTGGGAAAACCGGCGGACTTCCAGGGATTTGAGGAATAATTCCGTCTGCAGTTCCAGGCGGTTGGAGGTGATGCCGTCGATTGCCAGGGCCTTGATGAAAAGAGGCAGGAACTTGGCAATGCGGAAAAATGTGGCTCTCGTGATGAAGCTCAGATTGAAGGAAAAGATGATTTCCTCAAAAAGCACATTGGCCAGGTTTTCCAGGCGGAAAGTCAGTCCGAGGGCGTCAAACTTGTGTTCGTTGTAGGTGCCGTACATGGAGGGAATATCTACCGCAATGTGTCGTTTGTAATAGATGTTTTCCTGAATGTGAAGTTCGCTGGGGGTATGAATGACCTCCTTGAGCTCCATCAGGTAGTCCAATATGGCTTCAAGTTTCATGCCCGGATCGGGGTATTCCAGAGCTTCCAAAAGATGGGTTGGATCCGGCAATCCCAGGTTGGCAGCCCTCTGGAGATGGATGTGAATGTCCTTGAAACTCAGAGCATATTTTTCATGCAGCAACTGATAAAGCTGGATGATTAAAAAGGCCCGTTTACGCTCCCTGTCGGAAAGATCCGGGACCTGTTGAATGAGCGACAGCGCATCTTCTTCGGACAAATCCAGAAGATCCTTGACGTGATGAATGGTCTTGGATTCGAAAATGAGAGTGAAAATACGGTGGACTTCATCGACCAAAGGCCCTGACGTGACGATTTCCGAATAGATTTCTGCCGGGACAAGTTCCTTGAGTTTACTCTTGTCCAGGGTTCTCCAGAAATTGATGATGGCTTCGATGAAGGAAACCACCACATTGTTGCTTTCCACATGGCTCTGCTTGCGGAGGAAGTGAATGAGCCGGTCACTTCTTCCCGTCAATTCATCCACATCCGTGGATACGGCCCTGAGCTGACCTTCTGCTCCGATCTGGTTGAAATAGACAGGGAAAAGCTTGGCCAGCTGTTTGATGAGATTGTAGGCCGTGCGAATGGGGGCGTGGAGCAGCTGGCTCACATCTTTTTGAAACAGGTCTGTGTCCCGGATATAAATCCCTCCCAGGGAGAGATTTACGATGAGGGCGGAGAGGAGCATCTTCGTCCTGGCTGGGTTCTTCTTAATGATTTCCAGCCAGATGCGGATGTTGGGAAGATGCGCCGGATTGACGTCTCTTTGCCAATGCTCGCTGATTCCCCCCAATTTGGGTGTCTGGAAACCCATACAAATGATCCGCTTCAGAAAAGGGTCGATCAAAGAGGGAATCCCCGTATGGATCACTTCAACCCCAATGGTGCGCACTATCTGAAGAGCCGCTTCGGGATAATTTTTCATGCAGACTTCCAGAACATCGAAAATGCGGTTCAGAAAGTTTTGCAGGCCTTCCGCAGGCTCCTGCCGGATGATTCTGGCGATATCGAAGTTGATTTCCCTGAGTGTTTCTTCATGGATACCTTCCAGTCCCCTGGTTTCCATTATCTTGAGGCGCATGAGCATGCTGAGGTGCGTTCCGTCGTCTGCGGTTTCATAGCGCTTCAGTTCTTCAGGAAGTTTGAAATAGTGGCGCACAATTTCATGAAAATCCGGCAGTTCCGTGAGCTTCGCCACCGCTTCCCGATGATCTTTTTCCCGTTCGATCTCCGTTTTGAGCATCTGCAGCCGTACCTGGAACTGATGATGACTGACGAAGGAGCAGAGGTTAACCCAGGGGGCCGCAGCACAGGAGGATTGTCCCTGCTGGTTGAGCCATTCACAGGGGTCTTCCCTAAGGAGCCAGAAGTGATAGGTTTCTTCCGTTAAACGTTGCATCAGGGCACGAAGTTCCAAAAATGACGCGGTTTCCGTCCATATCTTGAGCAGTCGTTTTGCGAGTTTTTTGGGTTGATAGTAGCTCCGCATGAGATGTTCGAAAGGGCGTTCGTCCAGTTGGGAGAGCTCCCTGAGGAAGAATCTCGGGATTCCCTGATGGCAGGCGGTGATATCGGGTACCGCCTGATCCATGATTTCGAGGGATACTCCAGCCGGGACCGGCCGTGAAATCTCTTCGGACATCTCTTCTGAAATCTTGAGCCAAAAAGCCAGAAGATGATCTGCAGCGAGATTGCGGATTTCCGAACGTTCGGATTGTCTGAGGGCTCCCAGGAGAATATGAGACAAAAGGTAGACCACCATGCCATTGAGGGGATGGTTGCGGTAGAGGCGCAGGTTGGAAGTGGCGTATCGCCAGGTCTCTTGAATAACAAACTGCCAGTTGCGATAGAGGTGGTGATACTCCAAGAGGAGTTCTCTCGCCTGCTGCTCCTTTCCAGCATAACCTTTGACTGCCTCGACGAGGATCTCGAAATGAGGAGGTACCTCAACCTTGACATTGGTCAAGTCCAGGTTCTTAGTCAGGGCGTCGGATTGGATTCTATCTAATTCCAGTAAGTTGTTCATTTTACTTATCCTCTTGAAAGAGCGCTCTTTCGGGATGAAATGAAGATGGTGAGAAGTCACTTTGCTTCGGATGGGCGACCGCAGGCCATGGGTCAGAAAATGCAATGCATTTGAGTCGAACCGGGAAAACTCTGGACCCTCTCTTTTTGAATGTGAATGATAGGGCTGACTTCATCCTGGAAAAAAGCAATACTTCAAAGTACTTCAATATCTTAACTCATGAAGGGACCGTTTTAAAAGGGTCCCTTTCCCCCTATGCGCATTTCCATCAGGATCGCCGGTTCTCTTATGACTCCATAGTAGTCGGGGCGTTCTCCAACCACCTGGAATCCCAGGTTTTCATAGAGCATTCGTGCAGGAAGATTGCTTTTCCTCAATTCCAGGACAATGCTCTGGGCACTGCTTTCCCTGGCCAGTTCTAAGACATGATGGAGAAGCCTTCGCGCGATTCCTCGCCTGCGCCATTTTTTGTCGACGGTGACATTGAGAATTTGTATTTCATCGGCCACGCACCAGAAGCAAATATAGCCGGCCATGCGGAATGAAAGATTGCCGCGTGGCGCCTGGACCGATCCTTCGCGGGCCTGCCGGGCTTTCCGTCCATCATCGGGCTCACGAACCTGCGCCACAAGGATCTGAGAAAAAGAGTGACCCAGTTCTTCCAAAAAGGACTCTCCGGACCATGGTTCAAGATGACTCTCCCGCTCGATAGCCAGGATCTGCGGCAGCTCTTCTTCATGCAGTCGAGTGAGCCGAATTTCCAGTGGGTGCTCCATGCCCGGATTTTTATTCGTTTCCTTACCTTGCATAAAAAATTCTTAGGAAGTTGGCGGATTCCAATGTCCCGTTATTCACCACGGAGACACGGAGGATGCGGAGAAGATTTTGGAATTCTTATGGAATTTTTCTCCCGCTCTTTGTGTCACTCCGCTTTCACTGTGCGTGCCAAAACTTCGCTGGCAAGCGATATGTGGCGTTGCCCATACTCCTTGGCCAGCTTCGCGGCTTCATTGAGGGTATGATCTTTGCGGCAGGATGCCAGCTTGATGAGCATGGGCAAATTCATGCCGCAAACGACTTCCACTTTGGGGCCAAGAAAAGAAAGGCTGATATTTGCCGGTGTGCCGCCAAAAAGATCTGTGAGGATCAATACACCTTTCCCCTGGTCCAGTTCTTTGATGGCTTCCCCCAATTGCTTCACCATTTCCTCAACGGGCTGATCGGCTTTAAAGCAAAATGCCTTACACGCTTCGAGACGTCCCACGATCAGTTCCGCAACCTTCAGCATTTCTTCAGCCAG
This region of Desulforhabdus amnigena genomic DNA includes:
- a CDS encoding type I glyceraldehyde-3-phosphate dehydrogenase, with the translated sequence MSEQEKMVPMKLGINGLGRIAKLSIWHHVERQYFSELVVNIGRDVGTSLQDIAHFVERDSTYGALHTYLYGCRANRVIEEINDAEGSMRINGVKTTFLRKERNPSNIGWREHRVDLVVDATGAFLDPTVPADDPKGSLRGHLAAGAKKVIASAPFKIKDKSKEMPADAVTTVMGINDADYDPTRHLLISNASCTTTCLSYMVKPLLDYFGADRILSASMTTVHAATSSQQVLDRSPKTKATDLRKNRSVMNNIILTSTGAAKALGLVIPEMKRIGFIAESVRVPVTTGSLIILVMMIQDESLRNPINREKINGIYQQAAKHFPEGYLVYSEEQNVSSDIIGIPRAAAVIEGHENHTRTSAVRINMESVLSACDYVKSLGEGGASKSFDITQIPQGTEKAQKNNILEIPVTQAVIYGWYDNELGSYTNMLGDRTVSIAKML
- a CDS encoding PEP/pyruvate-binding domain-containing protein, with the translated sequence MNNLLELDRIQSDALTKNLDLTNVKVEVPPHFEILVEAVKGYAGKEQQARELLLEYHHLYRNWQFVIQETWRYATSNLRLYRNHPLNGMVVYLLSHILLGALRQSERSEIRNLAADHLLAFWLKISEEMSEEISRPVPAGVSLEIMDQAVPDITACHQGIPRFFLRELSQLDERPFEHLMRSYYQPKKLAKRLLKIWTETASFLELRALMQRLTEETYHFWLLREDPCEWLNQQGQSSCAAAPWVNLCSFVSHHQFQVRLQMLKTEIEREKDHREAVAKLTELPDFHEIVRHYFKLPEELKRYETADDGTHLSMLMRLKIMETRGLEGIHEETLREINFDIARIIRQEPAEGLQNFLNRIFDVLEVCMKNYPEAALQIVRTIGVEVIHTGIPSLIDPFLKRIICMGFQTPKLGGISEHWQRDVNPAHLPNIRIWLEIIKKNPARTKMLLSALIVNLSLGGIYIRDTDLFQKDVSQLLHAPIRTAYNLIKQLAKLFPVYFNQIGAEGQLRAVSTDVDELTGRSDRLIHFLRKQSHVESNNVVVSFIEAIINFWRTLDKSKLKELVPAEIYSEIVTSGPLVDEVHRIFTLIFESKTIHHVKDLLDLSEEDALSLIQQVPDLSDRERKRAFLIIQLYQLLHEKYALSFKDIHIHLQRAANLGLPDPTHLLEALEYPDPGMKLEAILDYLMELKEVIHTPSELHIQENIYYKRHIAVDIPSMYGTYNEHKFDALGLTFRLENLANVLFEEIIFSFNLSFITRATFFRIAKFLPLFIKALAIDGITSNRLELQTELFLKSLEVRRFSHSQFMDIFRGFSEAIKQIIQTNYHSVHEANLDLVIKQLGPENLLPRYQREGHAESQAERNQRVSESFLRDLIARTFGLQYFDHFIGSILTTLATQREVLSTDKLDLLLSYDPEKTISLVYKPNPKTYDLIHMGNKGYNLAKLYSIGIKVPPAFVITTEYFRCRSVITDFAQAREDFEERVMNHITKLEEETGRGFGCPGNALLLSVRSGAAVSMPGMMNTFLNVGINEQVVEGLIRQTGQSWFAWDNYRRFIQSWGMSFGMQRDEFDAIMAYYKKVHGRLVKREFKPEEIRELALAYRKKLEEHHIDFSDSPKEQLFTAIGQVMESWYSEKAKTYREIMMLSENWGTAVAIQAMVFGNLDNRSGAGVMFTHNPKTSEDEIDPVGDFTLGNQGEDVVGGLVKTLPLSEKQRLAEGEREEYSLEKLFPRVYQRLFDIARELVSRRSWAPQEIEFTFQGDGEEGVYILQSRNMAPRVRRLYPVFKPSAELQQMHIGSGIGVSGGALSGLVAFDLDSIVRLRKEHLNQPIILIRADTVPDDIGEISISDGILTGKGGATSHAAIVAHRLGKTCVVGLSKMKVWEKEKKCIITSPSQTEHIIHTGDSIAIDGRSGAVYMGYHETIQVDVLN
- the rimI gene encoding ribosomal protein S18-alanine N-acetyltransferase — its product is MQGKETNKNPGMEHPLEIRLTRLHEEELPQILAIERESHLEPWSGESFLEELGHSFSQILVAQVREPDDGRKARQAREGSVQAPRGNLSFRMAGYICFWCVADEIQILNVTVDKKWRRRGIARRLLHHVLELARESSAQSIVLELRKSNLPARMLYENLGFQVVGERPDYYGVIREPAILMEMRIGGKGPF
- a CDS encoding PTS sugar transporter subunit IIA, whose product is MSKDNDRAVIGIVAISHCRLAEEMLKVAELIVGRLEACKAFCFKADQPVEEMVKQLGEAIKELDQGKGVLILTDLFGGTPANISLSFLGPKVEVVCGMNLPMLIKLASCRKDHTLNEAAKLAKEYGQRHISLASEVLARTVKAE